The window ATCAGGTTTACCAATCTTTTCCTGGGTGGAGTGGATTCGCCTTTCTGGGATACCATTGACCTGCGGGTGCAGCGGGAAAAAATGATCCGTACTGAAGAGGCAGCGAGGGCCATCTGGTTCCTTTGCCAGCAACCATTGAGCGGGGTGGTGAGTGAGATGGTATTACAGCCATTCAATCACCAGGCAATTTAAGGGGCGGGTACTTGTGGAATCGATTGACCTGAATACCATATGGGAAGGGAATCTTCCCCCTTTCTTTCCTATTTTTGCGCCCTTAAAATGCTTGCTATGGATCCAAAGTCCGCCATTTCCTTTGATAATACCGCCAATGCCTTTGCTTACAAGTCGGATAAGGACCTTAAAAAGGCCCATTTCCTGTTTGCTTCCATGGGCTTCCAATCGCTGGTGAAGCTGGGAACAGCCGTAACACCCTGGGCCATCCGCGTAGGCCTGCCTATAAAGGGATTGATCCGCAATACCATTTTTGAACAGTTTGTCGGCGGTGAAACGCTGGAGGAAACTGCAAAAGTTGCCCAAAAACTGGGAGGTTTCAATGTACAGGTGATCCTTGATTATGGGGTAGAAGGGGGTGATTATGGCGAGGAGGGGCTTGACCATGCCTGCGATGAATTCATCAAGGTGATCAACTATGCCGCTTCCCAGCCCAATATCCCTTTCATGAGTATCAAGGTTACCGGCATTGCCCGCTTCGGCCTGCTGGAAAAGCTTGATGCTGCAGCCCATGCCAGGAGTGGATTCCAGGGTACAGTCCATACAGAAGTGCTTTCGCCTTCGGAACTGTCGGAATGGGAAAGGGTGGTAGCCAGGATGCAAAAGATTTGCAGTACCGCTTTTGAAAAAAAGGTTGGGGTGCTGGTGGATGCCGAGGAGACCTGGATACAGGACCCGGTAGATGCACTTACTATGCAAATGATGGCGCAATACAATAAGGATCGGGCTGTTGTATATAATACCATCCAATTATATCGCCATGACCGACTGCAGTTCCTGAAAGATAGTTATAACGCTGCAGAACAGGGAGGCTTCCTGTTGGGGGCAAAGCTGGTTCGCGGTGCCTATATGGAGAAAGAGCGAAAGCGTGCGGAGGAAATGAATTACCCTTCACCCATCCAGCCCAATAAGGAGGCCAGCGACCGGGATTATAACCTGGCAGTGGAATTCTGTATCAATCATATTGACAGGATCTCAACCATTGTTGCTTCCCATAATGAGTACAGTAACCTGTATGCTACCCAACTGCTCGAAAAACAAGGGTTGCCCCTGAACCATCCGCATGTTCATTTTTCCCAACTGTATGGGATGAGTGATAATATCACTTTCAACCTGGCAAAAGCCGGTTGCCCGGTGAGTAAGTACCTGCCTTTTGGCCCCATCAGGGATGTGATCCCTTACCTGATGCGCCGTGCCCAGGAGAACAGCTCAGTTGCCGGTCAAACGGGCCGGGAACTTGGCCTGATCAAGAAAGAACTGAGGCGAAGGAAGGGGTAGGTTTTAGAAAGTAATGACAAAACAGTTATAAGGGGCCGGGTAAGATTTTACCCGGTCTTTTTTATCAAAGGCCCAAAGATGCAACGGTAGGGGATTTGCCGGTGTCAGGTAAGCAAAAAAGCAAATGCGTTTCCTGTTTGTAGTTGTGTTGGCCAGTGTATTATTTGCCTGCTCAAAATCGAAAGAAGTTGCTGGTAAAGAAAGCCTTGCAGGTTCCTGGTTGCTGAGCTCCTATTATGAAAGTACTGGTGCTGCCGGTGAATGGAAACCAGCGAACAGCCTGCCCAATCGCAGGCTGGAGTTGAGGGCAGATGGCACCATGGCGGGGGACCTTATCATCCTAAACCGCTTTGAAACCTATACCACCCGGCAGGATAGCCTGGTGTTCTATGGTGCAGCCCGGCAGGATTCCCTGGTGATGCCTTATGAATTGGAAAGCAATATCCTGATGCTCTACCCATTATGTTATGAGGGCTGTGGCCTCAAATTCAGGCGGGTCCTACCCTGAAGAAACAGGGAGGCTACCAGTTGATAAAGGATACGATCTCCTCCAGGTATTTCCTGTCGGTTTCATCGAACTGGTCCAGTTCGTCACTGTCCACATCCAGCACACCCATTATTTCACCCTGGTTGAAAAGGGGAACCACGATCTCTGATTTGGAGAAGCTGCTGCAGGCAATATGCCCCGGAAACTTCTCCACATCCGGGACGATCAGGGTTTGCGCTTGTTGCCAACTGCTGCCACAAACACCCCTTCCTTTTTTGATGCGGGTGCAGGCTACAGGTCCCTGGAAGGGGCCAAGCACCAATTCCTCTCCCTTAACAAGGTAGAAACCCACCCAAAACCAGCCGAATTGTTCCTTCAGGGCGGCTGCAATATTGGCCAGGTTGGCCACCAGGTCTGTTTCCCCTTCCAATAGTCCTTTCACCTGGGGAATCAGGGAGGTATACTGTTCTTCCTTTGTGCCTTTGGTTATCAGTAGATTTTCTGCCATGGCACAAATATAGTGGCTGCTTCAGGCATTGGGCGATCCAATCCTATATTTGACAGGACCTTTACATTTCCACCAGTTACCCACACCTGAATAGTGGGAAAAAAGCCCATTTCCCATTCCTTTGGCCGATTCCTTAACTTGCGGGCATGCAGCAATACCATCAATTACTTCAACATATCCTGGATACTGGCGTAGAAAAATCTGACCGGACCGGAACCGGAACGATCAGTTGTTTTGGTTACCAGATGCGCTTTGATTTGCAAAAGGGTTTCCCTTTGGTGACGACCAAGAAAGTGCACCTGAAGAGCATCATTTACGAACTGCTCTGGTTCCTGCAGGGCTCCACCAATATTGCCTACCTGAAAGAGCATGGGGTAAGTATCTGGGATGAATGGGCGGATAAGGATGGCAACCTGGGACCGGTTTATGGCAAGCAATGGCGCAGCTGGGAAGGGAAGGATGGAAAAGTGGTTGACCAGATCGCAGATGTGCTCAGGCAAATAAAGACCAATCCCGATAGCCGCAGGATCATCGTGAATGCCTGGAATGTTACAGACCTTTCCGAGATGGCATTGATGCCCTGCCATACCATGTTCCAGTTCTATGTAGCCAATGGAAGGCTTAGCTGCCAGCTGTACCAGCGTTCAGCGGATGTTTTCCTTGGGGTGCCTTTCAATATCGCCTCCTATGCACTGCTGACCATGATGATGGCTCAGGTTTGTGACCTGGAGCCCGGTGATTTCATCCATACCTTCGGTGATGTGCATATTTACAGCAACCACCTTGAGCAGGTGAAACTCCAATTGTCGCGCGAGCCCTATCCATTGCCGGTGATGAAACTTAACCCGGAAGTGAAGGACCTCTTTGCTTTCCGTTATGAGGATTTTACACTGAAGAATTACCAGTGCCATCCTGCTATCAAGGCGCCTGTGGCTGTTTGACCGTTGGGTTGGTGGGCAGGTTCAGTGAACCGGCACTTTTTGAAATATTGAAAGGGAAGGATCAGTATTTTCCCAGACTTCAAAAACATATAGCTTGATCATTAGTATAGTCGTTGCCGTTAGTGAGAACCAGGTGATCGGAAAAGATAACCAATTGCTCTGGCATTTACCGAATGATATGAAGTTCTTCAAGAACACCACCTGGGCAATGCCGGTGATCATGGGAAGGAAGACTTTTGAAAGCTTGGGGAAGCCGTTGAATGGACGAACCAACATAGTGATCACTTCCAATGCCGACTATCGACCCGAAGGGGTGTTTGTGGTCAATAGCCTGGAAGCTGCCCTGGAGGTAGCGGCGAAGACAGATGCGCTGGAAGCCTTTGTGATAGGAGGGGGAGAGATCTACCGTCAATTCCTTCCGCTTACCCATAAGGTTTACCTTACGCGGGTGCATACTGCCATTGATGGGGATACCTTCTTCCCGGAATTGCCGGAAGCAGAATGGGTCCTTCATTCCAGGCTCGATTTCCCGGCCGACCAGAAGCATGCCCATGCCTATAGTTTCCTTGTTTATGACCGCAAGGGAAAGGATTCCTGATCTAGTCCTATCTTGCAGGCCCTATGAACCAGGCTCCTTATCATATTATCAAACTGGCAAAGAAATACCTCCACTACTACCTGACAGCGGCTAACGGTAAGGGACATGGTATTCATTCTCCCTTTGTGTATGATTTTGTGACTAAGGTGCTCGATGACCGCAGGCATTATTATGCCTATGATAAGGTAGAGGCATTGAGGGACCGATTGATGAACGACAAAAGGATTATTCCTGTTGAAGACCTTGGTGCCGGCTCAGGAAGGGATAGTGCAGCTGAGCGCAGCATTGCTTCCATTGCCAGAAATGCGGCAAAGCCAAAAAAGCTGGGTCAGTTGTTGTTCCGGATAGTTGACCATTACCAGCCTGGTGTTTGTATAGAATTAGGCACCTCACTGGGATTGACCAGCGCCTACCTTGCGCTCGGTAACCCAAAAGGAAAGTTGTTTACCCTGGAAGGTTCAGCAGCAATTGCCGGTGTCGCCAAAGAAAACTTACTGGCGTTGGGTATAGATAATGTGGAATTACTGAAGGGTAATTTCGATGACACCTTATTGCCCTTGCTCCATGGCCTTCAAAGCATTGACCTTGCCTTCATCGACGGTAACCACCGCTATGAACCTACCATGCGTTATTTCGGACAGTTAATGGAAAAAATCCATAACCAAACCATGCTGGTCTTTGATGATATCCATTGGAGTGAAGGCATGGAGAAAGCATGGGAGGAGATCAAGGCAGATCCAAGGGTTACCCTGTCCATTGACCTCTTCTTCCTGGGTATTGTTATTTTCAGTCCTGACATAAAAGTGAAGCAACACTTTACAGTTCGTTTTTGAGAATTATGTCGCTTCTCTTTTAACTATGCCCAATAACACCTAAATTGTTAGGTAAATAATCCCACCTCATTTTATGGTCATAGGCGTTTTAAAAGAACCCTCCTTTGAAACAAGGGTATCACTCTTGCCTGATGCTGTTGCATTGCTTGTAAAGAAAGGCCACCAGGTGATGGTTGAATATGATGCGGGGCAGGCAGCCTTTGCTCCCAATGAGCAATACCAGCAGGCCGGTGCGATCATGGGTGACCGTAATAAGGTGGTGGCATCAGATATCATACTGAGTATTCACCTGCCTGAAGTGAAGAACCTCCCCGGGACCAAAGGGGTGGTGTTGATCGGGGTTTACCAGCCGCTCTACCGATTCCTTGAATGCAAGGAACTTGCCTCAGTTGGTTATACCTGTTTCAGCCTGGACATGCTTCCACGGACAACAAGGGCACAGAGTATGGATGTGCTGAGTTCGCAGGCCAATATTGCCGGTTATAAGGCTGTGCTGCTGGCTGCGAATACCTATTCCCGTTATTTCCCCATGTTCATGACAGCAGCTGGTAGCATTGCGCCCGCGAAAGTGCTGATCCTTGGCGCAGGGGTGGCGGGCTTGCAGGCCATTGCTACTGCAAGAAGGCTGGGTGCCGTGGTGGAAGTATTTGATACGCGTCCTGCGGTTAAGGAAGAAGTAATGAGCCTGGGTGCAAAATTCATTGAGGTGGAAGGCGCAGCTGATGCTTCAGGCGCTGGTGGTTATGCGGTTGAACAATCTGCCGAGTTCAAGGCCAGGCAACAACAGAAGATCGCTGATAGTATTGCCAAGGCAGATATTGTGGTTACTACAGCGCAGATCCCGGGAAAGCAAGCGCCTAAACTAGTGACCAGGGAAATGGTGGAATCCATGCGGAAGGGCGCTTTGATCATTGACCTTGCTGCTGCAACCGGCGGAAATACCGAGCTCACCCGTAACAATGAAACGGTAAACCATAACGGTGTTACGATCATCGGCGATTCCAATCTTCCTGCCACCATGCCTTCTGATGCAAGTAAGTTGTATGGAAAGAACCTGATGAATTTCATGGAGCTGCTGACGAGCAGGGATGGCAAGCTGGAATTGAATTGGGAAGATGACCTGGTAAAAGGTTCCTGTATCTGCTTTAACGGCGAGGTGGTCCATGAAAGGGTGAAGTCCCTGTTAGGGTAACCATTGCTGTTAGTAATGATTGATTTGTCTGATCAAAAAAAGTTTTTTATGGATAGTATATTGGAATGGATCACTGCTTACCAGGAATACATTTATATAGTGGTCCTGATGGTCTTCCTGGGTATTGAGGTGATTGGTCGCGTACCCAGCGTATTGCATACGCCATTGATGAGTGGGGCCAACGCCATACATGGTGTGGTGATCATTGGTGCCATTATTGTAATGGGTAAGGCAGCGTCTTATAATTACCTCGCCATCATCCTGGGATTCCTGGCCGTAATTCTTGGTACACTTAACGTGGTTGGTGGTTTTGTGGTCACGGATAGGATGCTGGAAATGTTCAGCCACCGGAAACAAGCTAAAAAATAAATCAGCAGCCATTCCCATACCCTTCAACTCAAGACGCTAATCATGAATCTTTCAATCCTTGCAATCATTTACCTGCTGGCCTCCGTGTCTTACATCCTTGGCCTGAAAATGTTATCCAACCCGGCAACAGCCAGGAAGGGTAATGGTATTGCTGCTATTGGTATGGGGCTGGCCATTATTGGGACGATTTTTCTTTACCAGGATGATGAAGGCAATTTGCTGGGAAATAAGGCATGGATATTCGGCGGTTTGCTGATCGGTACCGTAGTGGGTGTAATGGCAGCAAAAAAGGTGAAGATGACGGCCATGCCTGAAATGGTAAGCCTCTTTAATGGGATGGGTGGGGCCTGTGCGGCATTGATCTCCATGGTGGAGTTCAACCACCTTGCCGATAAGATCCATTCGCAGCCTGAGATCCTGCTGGAAGATATCTTTCCTTCCAGTGGAGCTTACTGGACCTGGACCTCAGAGATGCTGGTGATACTTGCGGGCCTGGTAATTGGGGCAGTGTCTTTTGCAGGAAGCGTTATTGCCTGGGGTAAACTGAACGGAAGGATTAAGGATTTTGCTTTCAGGGGGCAGCATATCCTTAACCTGCTACTGCTGGCCATTGTGTTGGTGCTTTCTGCCTGGATGATACTTGTCCATGAGAATGCCAATGTGATGGTGTTCTACCTGGTGTTCCTGCTGGCGGTATTGTATGGGGTGTTTTTTGTTTTGCCGATAGGCGGCGCAGATATGCCGGTGGTGATTTCCCTGTTGAACTCGTTTACCGGTGTGGCCGCTGCTTGTGGTGGATTCCTGTATAACAATAAGGCCATGCTTACCGGTGGGATCTTGGTGGGTGCTGCAGGTACCTTACTGACCATCCTCATGTGCAAGGCCATGAACCGTTCGCTAAAGAATGTTTTGATCGGCTCCTTTGGTGCCACCTCAACCGGAGGTGGCGGAGCAAAGCAGGAGCAG is drawn from Flavihumibacter rivuli and contains these coding sequences:
- a CDS encoding thymidylate synthase, with translation MQQYHQLLQHILDTGVEKSDRTGTGTISCFGYQMRFDLQKGFPLVTTKKVHLKSIIYELLWFLQGSTNIAYLKEHGVSIWDEWADKDGNLGPVYGKQWRSWEGKDGKVVDQIADVLRQIKTNPDSRRIIVNAWNVTDLSEMALMPCHTMFQFYVANGRLSCQLYQRSADVFLGVPFNIASYALLTMMMAQVCDLEPGDFIHTFGDVHIYSNHLEQVKLQLSREPYPLPVMKLNPEVKDLFAFRYEDFTLKNYQCHPAIKAPVAV
- a CDS encoding O-methyltransferase; the encoded protein is MNQAPYHIIKLAKKYLHYYLTAANGKGHGIHSPFVYDFVTKVLDDRRHYYAYDKVEALRDRLMNDKRIIPVEDLGAGSGRDSAAERSIASIARNAAKPKKLGQLLFRIVDHYQPGVCIELGTSLGLTSAYLALGNPKGKLFTLEGSAAIAGVAKENLLALGIDNVELLKGNFDDTLLPLLHGLQSIDLAFIDGNHRYEPTMRYFGQLMEKIHNQTMLVFDDIHWSEGMEKAWEEIKADPRVTLSIDLFFLGIVIFSPDIKVKQHFTVRF
- a CDS encoding proline dehydrogenase family protein, with translation MDPKSAISFDNTANAFAYKSDKDLKKAHFLFASMGFQSLVKLGTAVTPWAIRVGLPIKGLIRNTIFEQFVGGETLEETAKVAQKLGGFNVQVILDYGVEGGDYGEEGLDHACDEFIKVINYAASQPNIPFMSIKVTGIARFGLLEKLDAAAHARSGFQGTVHTEVLSPSELSEWERVVARMQKICSTAFEKKVGVLVDAEETWIQDPVDALTMQMMAQYNKDRAVVYNTIQLYRHDRLQFLKDSYNAAEQGGFLLGAKLVRGAYMEKERKRAEEMNYPSPIQPNKEASDRDYNLAVEFCINHIDRISTIVASHNEYSNLYATQLLEKQGLPLNHPHVHFSQLYGMSDNITFNLAKAGCPVSKYLPFGPIRDVIPYLMRRAQENSSVAGQTGRELGLIKKELRRRKG
- a CDS encoding Re/Si-specific NAD(P)(+) transhydrogenase subunit alpha, with the translated sequence MVIGVLKEPSFETRVSLLPDAVALLVKKGHQVMVEYDAGQAAFAPNEQYQQAGAIMGDRNKVVASDIILSIHLPEVKNLPGTKGVVLIGVYQPLYRFLECKELASVGYTCFSLDMLPRTTRAQSMDVLSSQANIAGYKAVLLAANTYSRYFPMFMTAAGSIAPAKVLILGAGVAGLQAIATARRLGAVVEVFDTRPAVKEEVMSLGAKFIEVEGAADASGAGGYAVEQSAEFKARQQQKIADSIAKADIVVTTAQIPGKQAPKLVTREMVESMRKGALIIDLAAATGGNTELTRNNETVNHNGVTIIGDSNLPATMPSDASKLYGKNLMNFMELLTSRDGKLELNWEDDLVKGSCICFNGEVVHERVKSLLG
- a CDS encoding dihydrofolate reductase; this translates as MIISIVVAVSENQVIGKDNQLLWHLPNDMKFFKNTTWAMPVIMGRKTFESLGKPLNGRTNIVITSNADYRPEGVFVVNSLEAALEVAAKTDALEAFVIGGGEIYRQFLPLTHKVYLTRVHTAIDGDTFFPELPEAEWVLHSRLDFPADQKHAHAYSFLVYDRKGKDS
- a CDS encoding NAD(P) transhydrogenase subunit alpha, translated to MDSILEWITAYQEYIYIVVLMVFLGIEVIGRVPSVLHTPLMSGANAIHGVVIIGAIIVMGKAASYNYLAIILGFLAVILGTLNVVGGFVVTDRMLEMFSHRKQAKK
- a CDS encoding GAF domain-containing protein, with protein sequence MAENLLITKGTKEEQYTSLIPQVKGLLEGETDLVANLANIAAALKEQFGWFWVGFYLVKGEELVLGPFQGPVACTRIKKGRGVCGSSWQQAQTLIVPDVEKFPGHIACSSFSKSEIVVPLFNQGEIMGVLDVDSDELDQFDETDRKYLEEIVSFINW
- a CDS encoding NAD(P)(+) transhydrogenase (Re/Si-specific) subunit beta, with the protein product MNLSILAIIYLLASVSYILGLKMLSNPATARKGNGIAAIGMGLAIIGTIFLYQDDEGNLLGNKAWIFGGLLIGTVVGVMAAKKVKMTAMPEMVSLFNGMGGACAALISMVEFNHLADKIHSQPEILLEDIFPSSGAYWTWTSEMLVILAGLVIGAVSFAGSVIAWGKLNGRIKDFAFRGQHILNLLLLAIVLVLSAWMILVHENANVMVFYLVFLLAVLYGVFFVLPIGGADMPVVISLLNSFTGVAAACGGFLYNNKAMLTGGILVGAAGTLLTILMCKAMNRSLKNVLIGSFGATSTGGGGAKQEQGTYKEISLSDAAMVLAYANKVMIVPGYGLAVAQAQHACHELEKQLAEKGVEVKYAIHPVAGRMPGHMNVLLAEADVAYENLLEMEHANEVFPSTDVVLVLGANDVVNPAAKSDPSSPIYGMPILDVESAKTCIVNKRSMKPGYAGIENDLFFRPKTSMLFGDAKKVLQELVAEIKNV